One genomic segment of Clavelina lepadiformis chromosome 3, kaClaLepa1.1, whole genome shotgun sequence includes these proteins:
- the LOC143450651 gene encoding fibrinogen-like protein A, whose translation MRGLILLLPLACFVMMTYSQQCCQVFTTICDDDVVNSSMQKGDKGDVGRSGKSGIPGAQGDPGAKGEPGGVGQKGMQGESCALGSLGTDIVSRLAKIEELLTPLSTTTMATTTVATTTPSTVTSTVATTTPSRITSCSTSSSNGPHNLTNGVEVYCEDGWTIFQRRIDGSVNFSRPWDDYANGFGQIHGEFWLGLDNIHRMTRGGGCRLKIELWDFDGNQRHADYSSFSIESAENLYRLRVSGYSGIAGDSLRYSNGRPFSTEDSDNDSWARANCATYFGGSQGWWFVDCFHSALNGVWMRQSSGGHHGIIWYHWKGGIEPLKETKMKLRCERMKSMS comes from the exons ATGAGAGGATTGATTCTTCTGTTACCATTGGCTTGTTTCGTCATGATGACCTACTCGCAACAATGTTGTCAAGTCTTTACCACTATCTGTGATGATGACGTCGTCAATTCAAGCATGCAGAAAGGAGACAAAGGTGATGTTGGCAGATCCGGAAAATCCGGAATTCCTGGAGCTCAGGGGGATCCAGGAGCTAAAGGAGAACCCGGAGGAGTTGGACAGAAGGGAATGCAAGGAGAATCGTGCGCTCTGGGGTCGCTAGGAACCGACATAGTCAGCAGACTAGCAA AAATCGAGGAGCTTCTTACACCTCTCAGTACCACGACCATGGCTACTACCACAGTTGCCACGACAACACCATCTACTGTAACCAGCACTGTGGCGACGACAACACCATCTAGAATTACGTCATGTTCTACGTCATCAAGCAACGGTCCGCACAATTTGACGAATGGTGTTGAAGTTTACTGCGAGGATGGATGGACG atttttcaaagaaGAATTGACGGAAGTGTGAATTTTAGTCGACCATGGGACGACTACGCGAACGGTTTTGGCCAGATTCACGGGGAATTTTGGCTTG GACTCGACAACATCCACAGGATGACGCGTGGAGGAGGATGCAGACTCAAGATAGAGCTGTGGGATTTCGATGGAAACCAACGTCACGCCGATTATAG CTCGTTTTCGATCGAATCTGCTGAAAATTTATATCGGCTTCGTGTTTCCGGATACAGCGGAATTGCAGGAGACAGTTTAAGATATAGCAATGGTCGCCCATTCTCGACAGAAGATAGTGACAACGATTCCTGGGC TCGTGCAAACTGCGCAACTTACTTTGGAGGATCTCAGGGATGGTGGTTTGTTGACTGCTTCCATTCAGCGCTCAATGGAGTCTGGATGCGTCAATCAAGTGGAGGTCATCATGGAATTATTTGGTATCATTGGAAGGGAGGGATTGAACCtcttaaagaaactaaaatgaaacttcgtTGCGAAAGAATGAAATCCATGAGTTGA